One window from the genome of Sardina pilchardus chromosome 12, fSarPil1.1, whole genome shotgun sequence encodes:
- the LOC134097913 gene encoding trace amine-associated receptor 13c-like — protein sequence MTSYVLLYVFAAAIALFTMCGNLFVIISVCHFHQLHTPTNILILSLAMSDFLVGLFVMPVHVLIWIESCSLFEPIFCSFSNMISFHLTFVSVYNISFIAMDRYFALSNPFLYSKKVSVLLAFIITTHVWIVSLFYNCALLYLNGNFNHVCPGRCLPRMDELWFTADVVIVFILPCATIIILYMNVFFIARRHAVAIRATLQDRQRVNDQSNVYSSKSERKAAKVLGILVSVFLICLIPYYI from the coding sequence ATGACATCTtatgtgctactgtatgtgtttgctgcAGCTATAGCATTGTTTACAATGTGTGGAAACCTTTTTGTTATAATCTCGGTCTGTCATTTTCATCAACTTCACACTCCAACCAATATCCTTATTCTGTCTCTTGCAATGTCTGATTTTCTGGTTGGTTTATTTGTGATGCCCGTACATGTCCTGATTTGGATTGAATCATGCTCACTGTTTGAGCCAATATTTTGTTCCTTCTCTAATATGATTAGTTTCCATTTAACATTTGTCTCCGTATATAATATTTCTTTCATTGCGATGGACCGTTATTTTGCCTTAAGTAACCCTTTCCTCTACTCCAAGAAAGTTTCAGTGTTATTAGCTTTTATTATAACAACACATGTCTGGATTGTGTCCCTGTTTTACAACTGTGCACTTCTTTACTTAAATGGGAATTTCAACCATGTATGTCCAGGTAGATGTCTTCCTCGCATGGATGAGCTGTGGTTTACTGCTGATGttgtaattgtttttattttgccaTGTGCTACCATTATAATTCTATACATGAACGTTTTCTTCATAGCTAGAAGGCACGCAGTTGCAATCAGAGCAACATTACAGGACAGACAAAGAGTGAATGACCAGAGCAATGTTTACTCGTCAAAATCAGAGAGGAAAGCTGCCAAAGTCCTTGGAATTCTTGTATCAGTGTTTTTGATATGTTTAATACCCTATTAtatttag
- the LOC134098138 gene encoding trace amine-associated receptor 13c-like, with product MTLHDVNYTGDCLQSINSTCSKIYSSMAAHVSMYVFAAAVVIFTVCGNLLVITAVSHFKQLHTPTNILLVSLAISDCLVGLFAMPVHSMLMLESCSLFASTFCALYNMINFHLTFVSIYNISFIAVDRYIALSNPFLYLKKVSLSLAFIITRYIWIVSLFYNCALLYFNGNFRNKCPDKCFVSVDEVWTTVDFIVVFILPCATIITLYVNVFFIARRHAVLIRAVLKDRKRLDVHNNGDSMRLERKAAKVLGILVSVFLICLIPYYICMLLYDVLAQSYEIVVNAMLTLFFFNSTLNPIIYALFYPWFQKSMKLILTFRICRTDSSLMNVLSE from the coding sequence ATGACTCTTCATGATGTCAACTACACAGGTGATTGCCTGCAGTCCATTAACTCAACCTGTTCAAAAATATACTCTTCTATGGCAGCTCATGTTTCGATGTATGTGTTTGCTGCAGCTGTGGTGATATTTACTGTGTGTGGGAACCTTCTGGTTATAACTGCTGTCTCTCATTTCAAACAACTCCATACACCAACAAATATCCTTCTTGTCTCACTGGCCATTTCTGACTGTCTTGTAGGTTTATTTGCAATGCCAGTCCATTCTATGCTTATGCTTGAATCATGTTCACTGTTTGCGTCAACGTTTTGTGCCTTATATAATATGATCAATTTCCATTTAACATTTGTCTCTATATACAATATTTCTTTCATTGCTGTGGACCGTTACATTGCCTTAAGCAATCCTTTTCTCTACCTCAAAAAGGTATCGTTGTCTCTAGCATTCATTATTACAAGATACATTTGGATTGTGTCACTGTTTTACAACTGTGCACTTCTTTATTTCAATGGAAACTTCAGGAACAAATGCCCAGATAAATGCTTTGTTTCTGTGGATGAAGTGTGGACTACTGTtgattttattgttgtttttattttaccatgTGCCACTATCATAACTCTGTACgtaaatgtatttttcattgcaaGAAGGCATGCAGTATTAATCAGAGCTGTGCTCAAGGACAGAAAACGACTGGATGTCCACAACAATGGTGACTCAATGAGATTGGAGAGGAAAGCTGCCAAAGTACTTGGAATTCTTGTTTCAGTGTTTTTGATATGTTTAATACCGTATTATATTTGTATGTTACTATACGATGTGTTAGCTCAATCATATGAAATTGTTGTCAATGCCATGTTGACACTGTTTTTCTTCAACTCTACTCTCAACCCCATAATCTATGCACTGTTCTATCCTTGGTTTCAAAAAAGTATGAAGTTAATTCTGACATTCAGAATATGCAGAACAGATTCCTCACTGATGAATGTGCTCTCAGAGTAA